A DNA window from Ranitomeya imitator isolate aRanImi1 chromosome 2, aRanImi1.pri, whole genome shotgun sequence contains the following coding sequences:
- the LOC138666336 gene encoding oocyte zinc finger protein XlCOF7.1-like translates to MSEFTNCSGFPEHVLVTSETHTGETPLSCSEYGKCFNWKSGLVRHQRAHTGEKPYSCSECGKCFIQKSALLIHQRTHKGEKPFSCPECGKCFKQEWHLVTHQRTHTGEKPFSCSECGEKPFSCSECGKCFNQKSVLFTHQRTHTGEKPFSCSECEKCFVKKSHLRTHTGEKPFSCSECEKCFVKKSQLVSHQRTHTREKPFSCSECGKCFNQKSHLFTHQRTHKGEKPFSCSECEKCFVTKSHLVSHQRTHTREKPFSCSECGKCFTLKGNLRTHTGEKPFSCSECEKCFVKKSQLVSHQRTHTREKPFSCSECGKCFNQKSHLLTHQRTHKGEKPFSCSEYSEKETAREFMPRHQYISKGPETAQQPFYIMAPLRETRIYHSIGNNLGVFFLSWKNTDLLH, encoded by the exons aactcacacaggggagacgcCTTTATCCTGTTCAGAATAtggaaaatgttttaactggaaatcagGTTTGGTTAGACACCaaagagctcacacaggggagaagccatattcatgttcagaatgtgggaaatgttttatccagaaatcagctCTTCTTATTCATCAAAGAACCCAcaaaggggagaagcctttttcctgtccagaatgtgggaaatgttttaagcagGAATGGCAtcttgttactcaccagagaactcacacaggggagaagcctttttcctgttcagaatgtg gagagaagcctttttcatgttcagaatgtgggaaatgttttaaccagaaatcagtttTGTTTACTCACCAAAGAacacatacaggggagaagcctttttcctgttcagaatgtgagaaatgttttgtgaagaaatcacatctt agaactcacacaggggagaagcctttttcctgttcagaatgtgagaaatgttttgtgaagaaatcacAGCTTGTTAGTCATCAAAGAACCCATACaagggaaaagcctttttcctgttcagaatgtgggaaatgttttaaccagaagtcACATTTGTttactcaccagagaactcataaaggagaaaagcctttttcctgttcagaatgtgagaaatgttttgtgacgaaatcacatcttgttagtcaTCAAAGAACTCATAcacgggagaagcctttttcctgttcagaatgtgggaaatgttttaccctcaaaggaaatctt agaactcacacaggggagaagcctttttcctgttcagaatgtgagaaatgttttgtgaagaaatcacAGCTTGTTAGTCATCAAAGAACCCATACaagggaaaagcctttttcctgttcagaatgtgggaaatgttttaaccagaagtcACATTTGCttactcaccagagaactcataaaggggagaagcctttttcctgttcagaat ACTCAGAGAAAGAAACAGCCAGAGAGTTTATGCCAAGACATCAATACATctcaaaaggaccagagacagcacagcagccattttacatcatggctccattacgAGAGACAAGGatctatcattctataggaaacaacctaggggttttcttcctcagttggaagaatacagatctgctccattga